One Spea bombifrons isolate aSpeBom1 chromosome 1, aSpeBom1.2.pri, whole genome shotgun sequence DNA window includes the following coding sequences:
- the TRAFD1 gene encoding TRAF-type zinc finger domain-containing protein 1 has product MASEGEQETRLCGNCKRDIPSINFTMHEIHCKRNISVCRKCKEPFPTSDMEEHMTSEHAPVTCKCKMIMEKRELEEHEHSACPLRMTKCQFCELELQFAKLGDHEDYCGARTERCDQCERSVMTKDLKDHPKVCGKETEPKKPTGLRNQLDYDGTEDDGAWFESWNNRNPFRESGLRGHVPSRFYGRSVLTQSLKNVDRVAEKNRVTEQNLSKNIPAKPREQHGAGAFSERPFQNHGRSKMNSFQFTSFENDGRSSPDPDPLECDDFWKQFHSEDIGKTKNTRGWMDASLLPNNEAVQFDPFSIPDTNDIQLPCEFCEELFPEHDLILHQSGCNTNPLISNGRFPPRPVQEFKEDPILDWMSKPSVQTKRSSPSPLPVHQPHSVFIPCEFCGVLIDGEILFHHQDQCDMCPSSETFPPVSPPPLPVPDKNTKEETGFFGKPPTGLSVKGDVVPSFRNNQKKENSTAHPRSLRSRGPEEDRKYQPKSTNVSRAAPPTRRSTIEEIRRTNMEENMRLSRRPCNDYADPPFFGSSLRRDPVVSAAASNLNPRNKPKTRNVNTRSGDVQKEE; this is encoded by the exons ATGGCTTCTGAGGGCGAGCAGGAGACAAGGCTGTGTGGGAACTG TAAACGTGACATTCCATCGATTAACTTTACCATGCATGAGATTCACTGCAAGAGGAATATCAGTGTGTGCCGGAAATGCAAGGAGCCGTTCCCCACCAGTGACATGGAGGAGCACATGACCTCAGAACATGCCCCG GTGACATGCAAGTGTAAAATGATCATGGAGAAGCGTGAATTGGAGGAACATGAG CACAGTGCCTGTCCTCTCCGCATGACTAAATGCCAATTCTGCGAGCTGGAACTTCAGTTTGCTAAGCTAGGTGACCACGAGGATTACTGCGGAGCTCGGACAGAGCGCTGTGACCAGTGTGAACGCAGCGTAATGACTAAGGATCTGAAGGATCACCCCAAGGTGTGCGGCAAGGAGACCGAGCCCAAGAAACCTACAGGGTTGCGGAACCAGCTGGATTACGATGGGACGGAGGATGATGGAGCCTGGTTTGAAAGCTGGAACAATCGAAACCCATTCAGGGAGAGCGGCCTCCGTGGACATGTGCCTAGTAGATTTTATGGCCGTTCTGTTTTAACGCAATCGCTGAAAAATGTTGATAGAGTAGCAGAGAAAAACAGAG ttaCTGAGCAAAATCTGTCAAAAAATATCCCAGCAAAGCCACGCGAACAACACGGAGCAGGAGCATTTTCTGAGAGGCCTTTCCAAAACCACGGTCGTTCCAAAATGAATTCATTCCAATTCACGAGCTTTGAGAACGACGGCCGTTCTAGCCCCGACCCTGACCCTTTAGAATGCGATGATTTCTGGAAGCAGTTTCACTCAGAAGATATTGGAAAGACCAAGAATACCCGTGGCTGGATGGATGCCAGCCTTTTACCCAACAACGAAGCTGTACAATTTGATCCTTTCTCTATTCCTGACA CAAATGACATTCAGTTACCGTGTGAATTCTGTGAAGAGCTGTTTCCAGAACATGACCTTATTCTGCACCAA TCTGGTTGTAACACAAATCCGTTGATCTCTAATGGAAGATTCCCTCCCAGACCTGTGCAGGAGTTTAAAGAGGATCCTATTTTAGATTGGATGTCAAAGCCGAGTGTCCAGACTAAGAGGTCCTCTCCTTCTCCACTTCCTGTCCACCAGCCCCACAGCGTCTTCATCCCGTGTGAATTCTGCGGTGTGCTGATTGATGGAGAAATTCTGTTCCATCACCAG GATCAGTGTGACATGTGTCCAAGTTCAGAAACCTTTCCTCCGGTTTCACCGCCCCCCCTTCCCGTTCCCGACAAAAACACAAAGGAGGAGACTGGATTTTTTGGAAAGCCTCCAACTGGCCTTTCTGTCAAAG GAGATGTGGTGCCTTCCTTTAGAAATaaccaaaagaaagaaaactctACAGCACATCCTCGTTCATTGAGATCCCGCGGTCCAGAGGAGGATCGAAAATACCAACCCAAATCAACTAATGTTTCAAGGGCTGCGCCTCCTACGAGAAGATCAACTATAGAGGAAATTAGGAGAACAAACATGGAGGAGAATATGAGACTGAGCAGACGTCCGTGCAATGACTATGCTGATCCCCCGTTCTTTGGCAGTTCGTTGCGCAG GGATCCTGTGGTTTCAGCAGCTGCAAGCAACCTCAACCCAAGAAACAAGCCAAAG aCGAGGAACGTAAATACCAGGAGTGGAGATGTTCAAAAAGAAGAGTGA